The Flaviramulus sp. BrNp1-15 genome has a window encoding:
- a CDS encoding glycosyltransferase has translation MINILYITSRADIGGGPIHLDLLINNINLQYFKVFLVCPKQGELYDEWKNNKKIESIIEIPFRKFSVKSFFNICAFLKKKDITVIHSHGKGAGLYSRLLKSIFRKYLVVHTFHGVGSVLKAKSFKSKLRNIYIERILKHFTNLYVAVSNGEKELAVKYFKLKNKFKIIVIYNGVITPHISNNKKKKGIQIVSIVRFSPEKNMEFAFQVAKNLKCFDFLWIGDGEEKGILERKAIVEDVSNIEFFGFNRNPFNQIHREKPIFLSTSRGEGLPLTLLEAESLGIPIVATNVIGNNEVVVEGFNGYLFEEGNLEQVKELLKKLVHQDDIYQRMSKNTIVDFENRFNLYKMVSSTENIYKEVVLDKKDFH, from the coding sequence ATGATTAATATTTTGTATATCACGAGTAGAGCAGATATTGGAGGAGGCCCCATTCATTTAGATTTATTGATTAATAATATTAATTTACAGTATTTTAAAGTTTTTTTGGTGTGTCCAAAACAAGGTGAATTATATGATGAATGGAAAAATAATAAGAAGATTGAATCAATAATTGAGATTCCATTTAGGAAATTTTCTGTAAAATCATTTTTTAATATTTGTGCATTTTTAAAGAAAAAGGATATTACAGTTATTCATTCTCATGGTAAAGGGGCTGGTTTATATTCTAGGTTACTAAAGAGCATTTTTAGAAAATATTTAGTAGTACATACCTTTCACGGAGTTGGTAGTGTTTTAAAAGCAAAAAGTTTTAAAAGTAAATTAAGAAATATATATATAGAAAGAATTTTGAAACATTTTACAAACCTTTATGTCGCCGTATCAAATGGAGAGAAAGAACTTGCTGTAAAATATTTTAAATTAAAAAACAAATTCAAAATCATTGTAATCTACAATGGAGTTATAACTCCTCATATTTCAAATAATAAAAAAAAGAAAGGAATACAAATTGTGTCAATAGTTAGGTTTTCTCCGGAGAAGAATATGGAATTTGCATTTCAAGTTGCTAAGAATTTAAAGTGTTTTGATTTTCTTTGGATAGGTGATGGAGAAGAAAAAGGCATTTTAGAAAGAAAAGCAATTGTTGAAGATGTAAGTAATATTGAGTTTTTTGGGTTTAATAGAAATCCCTTTAATCAAATACACCGTGAAAAACCAATCTTTCTTTCTACTTCTAGAGGGGAAGGCCTCCCTCTTACTCTTTTAGAAGCTGAGTCCTTAGGAATACCAATTGTAGCAACTAATGTGATTGGTAATAATGAGGTGGTTGTTGAAGGTTTTAACGGTTACCTTTTTGAGGAAGGAAACCTAGAACAAGTTAAAGAATTATTAAAAAAACTTGTTCATCAAGATGATATTTACCAGAGAATGTCTAAAAATACCATAGTTGATTTTGAAAATAGATTTAATCTTTATAAAATGGTAAGTTCTACAGAAAACATTTATAAGGAAGTAGTTTTAGACAAAAAAGATTTTCATTGA
- a CDS encoding glycosyltransferase, translating into MKKALIHDWYYVNGGAEKVIQSFNNIWPDFDHYALIDYLEDKDREVIFTGNNKKTNTSFIQKLPTSKSNHRKFLQLFPNAIEQFNLNEYDLVLSSSASIAKGVLTNQNQLHICYCHSPMRYAWDLYHQYLKESNLTGIKGIYAKYVLHKMRIWDIISSNRVDYFIANSKYVAKRIKKIYNRDSIVIYPPVDVNNFRLVEKKDDYYFTGSRMVSYKKMELIVRAFNKIPNKKLIVSGDGPEFNKIKKIANQNIELLGFIKSNELSQYLEKAKAFVFAAEEDFGIVPVEAQACGTPVIAFGKGGVLETIIKNKTGIFFYKQEEESIINAVNEFETRTFDYKEIRENAIRFSKERFESEIKEFILSKYKSFKESKENLI; encoded by the coding sequence ATGAAAAAAGCATTAATTCATGATTGGTATTATGTAAATGGAGGAGCTGAGAAGGTGATTCAATCGTTTAATAATATTTGGCCAGATTTTGATCATTATGCATTAATTGATTATTTAGAAGATAAAGACAGAGAGGTAATATTTACAGGAAATAATAAAAAGACAAACACCTCTTTCATTCAAAAGTTGCCAACCTCAAAATCTAATCATAGAAAATTTTTACAATTATTTCCAAATGCGATTGAACAATTTAATCTAAATGAATACGACTTGGTCTTAAGCTCATCAGCTTCAATTGCAAAGGGCGTTTTAACCAATCAAAATCAACTTCATATATGCTATTGTCACTCTCCAATGCGATACGCTTGGGATTTATATCATCAATACTTAAAGGAATCTAATTTAACAGGCATAAAGGGTATTTATGCAAAATATGTTTTGCATAAAATGAGAATTTGGGATATTATCTCATCAAATAGAGTAGATTACTTTATTGCAAATTCAAAATACGTAGCTAAGAGAATAAAGAAAATTTATAATAGAGATAGTATTGTTATATATCCTCCTGTGGATGTTAATAATTTTAGATTGGTTGAGAAAAAAGACGACTATTATTTTACGGGGTCAAGAATGGTTTCATACAAAAAAATGGAATTAATTGTAAGAGCTTTTAATAAGATACCAAACAAAAAATTAATAGTTTCTGGAGATGGACCTGAGTTTAATAAAATAAAAAAAATAGCTAATCAAAATATTGAGTTATTGGGTTTTATTAAAAGTAATGAATTAAGTCAATATTTAGAAAAAGCAAAGGCCTTTGTTTTTGCTGCAGAAGAAGATTTTGGTATTGTTCCAGTGGAAGCTCAGGCATGTGGCACTCCGGTAATTGCGTTTGGAAAAGGAGGTGTTTTAGAAACAATTATAAAAAACAAAACGGGCATTTTTTTCTATAAGCAAGAAGAAGAAAGTATAATTAATGCGGTTAATGAATTTGAAACACGAACTTTTGATTATAAAGAGATAAGAGAAAATGCAATAAGATTTTCAAAAGAAAGGTTTGAAAGTGAAATAAAAGAATTTATTTTAAGCAAATATAAAAGCTTTAAAGAAAGCAAAGAAAATCTTATATAA
- a CDS encoding UDP-glucose 6-dehydrogenase, with amino-acid sequence MKIKTICCIGAGYVGGPTMAVVAQKCPNIKVTIVDINASRIAAWNDNDLNKLPVFEPGLDVVVKEARGRNLFFSTDIDKAIDEADMIFISVNTPTKTYGKGKGMAADLKYIELCARQIARVAKQDKIVVEKSTLPVRTASAIKNILENTGNGVRFQILSNPEFLAEGTAVEDLLKPDRVLIGGDNSEEGQKAINALVDVYANWVPNERILTTNVWSSELSKLTANAFLAQRVSSINAMSVICEKTGADINEVSKAIGMDSRIGSKFLKASVGFGGSCFQKDILNLVYIAKTYGLNEVADYWEQVILINDYQKNRFSDNIVSTLYNTVSGKKIAFFGWAFKKNTNDTRESAAIKVADNLLNEQAEIDVYDPKVNTERIYADLDYLNTRSSEQNRKLLKGQSSPYEAAKDSHAIAVLTEWDEFKTYDWQKIYDNMHKPAFVFDGRGILDIKLLEKIGFLCYKIGSGAKV; translated from the coding sequence ATGAAAATAAAAACTATCTGCTGCATAGGAGCAGGCTACGTAGGAGGACCAACCATGGCGGTTGTTGCGCAAAAATGTCCAAACATAAAAGTTACCATTGTTGATATTAATGCATCAAGAATAGCCGCGTGGAACGATAACGATTTAAATAAATTACCAGTATTCGAACCGGGTTTAGATGTGGTTGTTAAAGAAGCCAGAGGAAGAAATTTGTTTTTCTCTACAGATATTGATAAGGCTATAGACGAGGCTGATATGATTTTTATATCGGTTAATACGCCCACTAAAACCTATGGAAAAGGAAAAGGAATGGCGGCTGATTTAAAATACATCGAGTTATGTGCACGTCAAATAGCCAGAGTTGCAAAACAAGATAAAATAGTTGTTGAAAAATCAACTCTACCAGTAAGAACAGCATCAGCTATAAAAAACATTTTAGAAAACACAGGCAATGGTGTTCGGTTTCAAATACTATCAAATCCTGAATTTTTGGCTGAAGGAACTGCAGTAGAAGACTTATTGAAACCAGATAGAGTTTTAATTGGAGGTGATAATAGTGAAGAAGGACAAAAAGCTATTAACGCATTAGTTGACGTATATGCTAATTGGGTTCCTAATGAACGCATATTAACAACTAATGTTTGGTCATCAGAGCTGTCTAAACTTACTGCTAATGCTTTTTTGGCGCAACGTGTATCCTCAATCAATGCAATGTCTGTTATTTGTGAAAAAACAGGAGCAGATATAAACGAAGTTTCTAAAGCCATTGGAATGGATAGTAGAATAGGATCAAAATTCCTTAAGGCTTCCGTAGGATTTGGTGGTTCTTGTTTTCAAAAAGACATTTTAAATTTGGTTTATATTGCTAAAACTTATGGTTTAAATGAAGTGGCAGATTATTGGGAACAAGTTATTCTCATAAATGATTATCAAAAGAATAGATTTTCAGATAACATTGTAAGCACATTATATAATACTGTTTCAGGAAAGAAAATAGCATTTTTTGGTTGGGCGTTTAAAAAAAATACTAACGATACACGTGAATCTGCAGCAATAAAAGTAGCTGATAATTTATTAAATGAACAAGCAGAGATTGATGTTTATGACCCTAAAGTTAATACAGAACGTATTTATGCAGATTTAGACTATTTAAACACGCGTAGTTCAGAACAAAATCGAAAGCTATTAAAAGGGCAATCTAGTCCTTATGAAGCTGCTAAAGATTCGCATGCAATTGCAGTATTAACTGAATGGGATGAGTTTAAAACTTACGATTGGCAAAAAATATACGATAATATGCATAAGCCGGCCTTTGTTTTTGATGGAAGAGGGATTTTAGATATTAAATTACTAGAAAAAATAGGTTTTCTATGTTACAAAATAGGTAGTGGAGCGAAAGTTTAG
- a CDS encoding O-antigen ligase, whose product MNLTIFIGLFSIKLIPYFLILCSLFWIVFERDFSYFKEKKKIFYPYLLYVLTFFAGFLFTEDKANALKQLERLIPFVIIPVIMVFNNWDSLKIRFYGNVFVIGVVIISIWSLILLLNFSVNEKVFLLTMNKNYLQWKFPHLIGFHPTYFGLFIVTATIILSENILSAINKKKFVLSVLAIFYLTTYLVYLSARNALICQFLVLIAIVFSHLKNVRINNKTRTTYFFLLLLFLFLFIFMFQSGFLLSKFSRVFNDDRFFLWPYALDKIKANHFILGEGLGGGAVYFSEIIHNINDTRINYKGVDLHNQYLKDYIDLGVMGLLSLFVLIFSPLYKNFNIYYFLFVLVFAIAISTESMLSIIKGIIFFNFISIFFTMKTFKDKAIKI is encoded by the coding sequence ATGAATTTAACTATATTCATTGGTTTGTTTTCAATTAAACTGATACCATATTTCTTGATATTATGTTCATTGTTTTGGATTGTGTTTGAAAGAGATTTTAGTTACTTTAAGGAGAAGAAAAAAATATTTTACCCTTATCTTCTTTACGTATTAACTTTTTTTGCAGGGTTTTTATTCACAGAAGATAAAGCTAATGCGCTTAAACAATTGGAAAGGCTTATACCGTTTGTAATTATTCCAGTTATTATGGTTTTTAATAATTGGGATAGTCTCAAAATTCGTTTTTATGGGAATGTGTTTGTGATTGGAGTTGTTATTATTTCAATATGGTCTCTGATTTTATTATTGAATTTTAGTGTAAATGAAAAAGTGTTTTTATTGACGATGAACAAAAATTATTTGCAATGGAAGTTTCCTCATTTAATTGGTTTTCACCCGACCTATTTTGGCTTGTTTATTGTGACCGCAACTATAATTTTATCAGAAAATATCTTATCAGCAATCAATAAAAAGAAATTTGTTCTAAGTGTACTAGCAATATTTTATTTGACAACTTATCTAGTGTATTTAAGCGCAAGAAATGCCTTAATATGTCAATTTTTAGTTTTAATTGCAATAGTTTTTTCACATTTAAAAAATGTTCGTATAAATAATAAAACAAGAACAACTTATTTTTTTTTATTGTTACTTTTTTTATTTCTATTTATTTTTATGTTTCAATCGGGATTTTTATTAAGTAAATTTAGTAGGGTTTTTAATGATGATAGATTTTTTCTCTGGCCTTATGCCCTCGACAAAATAAAAGCAAATCACTTCATATTAGGCGAGGGATTGGGTGGGGGAGCTGTTTACTTTTCTGAAATAATACACAATATTAATGATACGAGAATCAATTACAAAGGAGTAGATTTACACAATCAATATTTGAAGGATTATATCGATTTAGGAGTAATGGGATTGTTAAGCTTATTTGTTTTAATATTTTCACCACTTTATAAAAATTTTAATATATATTATTTCCTCTTTGTTCTTGTTTTTGCTATTGCTATATCAACAGAGTCTATGTTAAGTATAATTAAAGGTATTATTTTTTTTAATTTTATATCTATATTCTTTACTATGAAAACTTTTAAAGACAAAGCAATTAAAATTTAA